One Echinicola strongylocentroti DNA window includes the following coding sequences:
- a CDS encoding transporter substrate-binding domain-containing protein: protein MIRFIPLFFCFVIFCGASLAQTESDAVIRVGFTGSQPFVIPGTDSDGISVDLWREVAFQGDLDYELTHFENVTSGLDAVKNQTVDVLVGPITINSDRAANVTFSQPFFETEMAILAPKIEQGFWDYVKPIFSTTFLFGVLGLFFLLSIVGVLLWMVERKTLTPEGKNSTIGGIGNGIWLAIVTMTTVGYGDLAPKTLAGRVIVGMWMIISLITATSFVAGIATTISQIKGEGDTITSLLHLEGKKVAVPDNQKIIDNITTVGGRPEPVANINEGFERLSNGEVDALVYDVIALEYTYRSHDEGQFVLSKKRIVPQNYGFAFHEASSLKRLVDIEILKLKESGEIQKVIDRWVNSGE, encoded by the coding sequence ATGATCCGTTTTATACCGTTGTTTTTTTGTTTTGTAATCTTTTGTGGGGCAAGCCTTGCCCAGACAGAGAGTGATGCTGTCATTAGAGTGGGGTTTACGGGCTCCCAGCCTTTTGTTATTCCCGGTACTGATTCTGATGGTATTTCGGTGGATTTATGGAGAGAGGTGGCATTTCAGGGTGACTTGGATTATGAATTGACCCACTTTGAAAATGTAACTTCCGGTCTTGACGCGGTCAAGAATCAAACGGTGGATGTATTGGTAGGCCCCATTACTATAAACTCTGACCGTGCCGCTAATGTGACATTTTCACAACCGTTTTTCGAAACGGAAATGGCCATTTTGGCACCGAAGATCGAGCAAGGTTTTTGGGATTATGTCAAGCCAATCTTCAGCACGACTTTTCTTTTTGGTGTGTTGGGACTGTTTTTTTTGCTTTCCATTGTAGGAGTACTGTTGTGGATGGTGGAGCGAAAGACCCTTACTCCAGAAGGGAAAAACAGCACCATCGGTGGTATCGGGAACGGTATCTGGCTGGCCATTGTGACGATGACGACAGTGGGGTATGGGGATTTGGCTCCCAAGACACTCGCTGGACGGGTTATTGTCGGTATGTGGATGATTATTTCCTTAATCACCGCCACTTCTTTTGTCGCTGGTATCGCCACGACGATTTCCCAAATAAAAGGCGAAGGCGATACTATTACTTCTTTACTTCATTTGGAAGGAAAAAAAGTGGCTGTTCCCGATAATCAAAAGATCATCGATAACATCACCACTGTAGGAGGAAGACCCGAGCCGGTAGCTAATATTAATGAAGGCTTTGAGCGCTTGTCCAATGGTGAGGTGGATGCGTTGGTATATGATGTGATCGCATTGGAATATACGTACCGAAGCCATGATGAAGGCCAATTTGTGCTGAGCAAAAAAAGGATTGTTCCCCAAAATTATGGATTTGCATTTCATGAGGCATCCAGTCTAAAGCGCTTGGTAGATATCGAAATCCTAAAGCTCAAAGAGTCCGGAGAGATCCAGAAAGTCATTGACAGGTGGGTCAATAGTGGTGAATAG
- a CDS encoding glycoside hydrolase family protein, with product MMNRQITSLFFLVLMIGLESSCSSEKTNQSTSSEKAPLPAVTDSVMRQVYEEIKTPHKYGLVKIPPSNDLKMDCPSIFRDGDKWYMTFLIYGGRGYETWLAESEDLLHWEDKGKIMSFSDTTDWDMNQKAGYIALQDLEWGGSYEWGTYQDKHWMSYFGGNTRGYEAGVLSIGMASTDQSPTTAHEWQRLEKPVLTPHDEDARWWDNSTMYKNSIIRDEHEFTGHPFIMYYNARGDSINPGRGQKELPWPCRMTWSIGSVMVMLH from the coding sequence ATGATGAATAGACAAATAACCTCCCTGTTTTTCCTGGTCCTGATGATAGGGCTAGAAAGCAGTTGCTCCTCTGAAAAAACCAATCAGTCCACTTCTTCTGAGAAGGCCCCACTGCCGGCAGTGACCGATTCGGTGATGCGGCAGGTGTATGAGGAAATCAAGACTCCCCATAAATACGGTTTGGTGAAGATTCCGCCCAGCAACGATTTAAAAATGGATTGCCCCAGTATTTTTAGGGATGGAGACAAATGGTATATGACTTTCCTGATTTATGGTGGGCGCGGCTATGAAACCTGGCTTGCCGAAAGTGAAGACCTGCTGCATTGGGAGGATAAGGGCAAGATCATGTCCTTTTCCGATACCACGGACTGGGATATGAACCAAAAAGCCGGATATATCGCACTCCAAGACTTGGAATGGGGCGGTAGCTATGAATGGGGGACTTATCAGGACAAGCACTGGATGAGTTATTTCGGAGGCAATACTCGGGGCTATGAAGCCGGTGTACTTTCCATTGGAATGGCCTCTACTGATCAATCCCCGACTACAGCCCATGAATGGCAGCGGCTGGAAAAACCAGTGCTGACACCCCATGACGAAGACGCTCGCTGGTGGGACAATAGCACCATGTACAAAAACTCCATCATCCGTGATGAGCATGAGTTTACCGGACATCCCTTTATTATGTATTACAACGCCCGCGGTGATAGCATTAATCCTGGCCGGGGGCAGAAAGAATTGCCATGGCCGTGTCGGATGACATGGTCAATTGGGAGCGTTATGGTGATGCTCCACTGA
- a CDS encoding glycoside hydrolase family protein → MAVSDDMVNWERYGDAPLINHHKGISGDAYIQQMGDLYVMFYFGAFWPDRENTTAFNRFAVSNNLVDWVDWEGEDLISPSEPYDNLFAHKSFVVKHNGVVYHYYCAVNKDGQRGIAVATSKDFGTSELEFLPLEGE, encoded by the coding sequence ATGGCCGTGTCGGATGACATGGTCAATTGGGAGCGTTATGGTGATGCTCCACTGATTAACCATCACAAGGGTATTTCTGGTGACGCCTATATCCAGCAGATGGGAGACTTGTACGTGATGTTTTACTTTGGTGCTTTTTGGCCGGACAGGGAGAATACTACAGCATTTAACCGCTTTGCCGTTTCCAATAACTTGGTGGATTGGGTGGACTGGGAAGGAGAAGACCTGATCAGCCCTTCTGAGCCTTATGACAACCTCTTTGCCCATAAATCTTTTGTGGTCAAGCACAATGGGGTGGTGTACCATTACTACTGTGCGGTCAATAAGGACGGCCAGCGGGGTATTGCCGTGGCCACTTCCAAGGATTTCGGTACGAGTGAGCTGGAGTTTCTTCCTTTGGAAGGGGAATAG